One Polaribacter sp. SA4-12 genomic window carries:
- a CDS encoding GNAT family N-acetyltransferase: protein MIVRVDESDAQELTEIALKSKSFWGYSNELLESWRNNLTVTSAMISNCAIFKFLVDDRITGFYILNPPKKKSIELEMLFVLPEFIDKGIGKQLLLHSFDKALKLNVNSMTLLADPNAVPFYKSRGFYEIDKKESAILGRFLPVLKKDLKQ, encoded by the coding sequence ATGATTGTTAGGGTTGATGAATCTGACGCTCAGGAACTAACTGAAATTGCATTAAAATCGAAATCTTTTTGGGGGTATTCTAATGAGTTATTAGAAAGTTGGAGAAATAACTTAACAGTTACTTCTGCGATGATTTCTAACTGTGCTATTTTTAAATTTCTTGTTGATGATCGTATTACTGGGTTTTATATTTTAAATCCACCAAAAAAGAAATCTATAGAGCTAGAAATGTTGTTTGTTTTACCAGAATTTATAGACAAAGGAATTGGGAAGCAATTATTACTACATTCTTTTGATAAAGCTTTAAAGTTAAATGTAAACTCAATGACTTTATTAGCAGACCCAAATGCTGTTCCTTTTTATAAATCGAGAGGTTTCTATGAAATTGATAAAAAAGAAAGTGCTATTCTTGGTCGTTTTTTGCCAGTTTTGAAAAAAGATTTAAAACAATAG
- the nhaC gene encoding Na+/H+ antiporter NhaC codes for MPKDKNLSEIKIEDQKIIDNKELNLFESLIPVVILMGLLAYNIFFVEGQEWFGGYTNQYILLMGGLVAASVGLFHKVSFTTMIAEVWENWKSVFVPIMILFLVGALAGTWLVSGIIPAMVYYGLQVLSPEIFLPASVIIAAIISVATGSSWTTSATVGIALVGIGSALGIPTGMIAGAVISGAYFGDKMSPLSDTTNLAPAMAGTDLFTHIKYMTITTVPTIIITLIVFAVLSTTIDTTGSADISNLLVTIDNTFQISPLLFLVPGIVIIMILMKTKPLVALGTGVVLAGVFAFIFQGDLLNSLSTSKFQAIINAVLVDTNIHTDNEKLSELFSSGGMNGMIWTILLIICAMVFGGVMDAIGALARITKSLLSVATSVFGLFASTVVSCLGLNAIASDQYLAIVIPGKMFKQAYEDKGLAPENLSRTLEDSGTVTSVLIPWNTCGAYQSTVLGVSVADYAVYAVFNYLSPFTTLLFAALNIKIKQLVKK; via the coding sequence ATGCCAAAGGACAAAAATCTTTCAGAAATTAAAATAGAAGATCAAAAAATTATAGATAATAAAGAGTTAAATCTTTTTGAATCTTTAATTCCAGTTGTGATTTTAATGGGGTTGTTAGCCTATAATATCTTTTTTGTTGAAGGACAAGAATGGTTTGGAGGCTATACAAATCAATATATTTTATTAATGGGAGGTTTGGTTGCTGCATCTGTAGGATTATTTCATAAAGTTTCTTTTACAACAATGATTGCTGAGGTTTGGGAAAACTGGAAAAGTGTTTTTGTGCCAATTATGATTCTTTTTTTAGTAGGAGCATTAGCAGGAACTTGGTTAGTTAGCGGTATTATTCCTGCCATGGTTTATTATGGATTACAAGTTTTAAGTCCAGAAATATTTTTACCAGCATCTGTTATAATTGCTGCAATTATTTCTGTTGCAACGGGAAGTTCTTGGACCACTTCTGCGACTGTTGGTATTGCTTTAGTTGGTATTGGTAGCGCATTAGGTATTCCTACAGGAATGATTGCAGGAGCAGTGATTTCTGGAGCTTATTTTGGTGATAAAATGTCTCCTCTTTCCGATACAACAAATTTAGCCCCAGCAATGGCAGGTACAGATTTGTTTACTCACATTAAATACATGACAATAACAACAGTACCTACAATTATTATAACCTTAATTGTATTTGCAGTTTTAAGCACAACAATAGACACTACAGGTAGTGCCGATATTAGTAATTTATTAGTTACAATAGATAATACATTTCAAATATCTCCTTTATTATTTCTAGTTCCAGGGATTGTTATTATTATGATTTTAATGAAAACGAAACCATTAGTAGCTTTAGGAACAGGTGTCGTTTTAGCAGGAGTTTTTGCATTTATTTTTCAAGGAGATTTACTAAACAGTTTATCAACTTCTAAATTTCAGGCAATAATTAATGCTGTTTTAGTAGACACAAACATTCATACTGATAATGAAAAATTATCAGAATTATTTTCTTCAGGAGGAATGAATGGAATGATCTGGACAATCTTATTAATTATCTGTGCCATGGTTTTTGGTGGAGTTATGGATGCAATTGGTGCATTGGCAAGAATCACTAAAAGTTTATTGTCTGTAGCAACTTCTGTATTTGGTTTGTTTGCGAGTACAGTTGTAAGTTGTTTAGGTTTAAATGCAATTGCATCAGATCAATATTTAGCAATTGTAATTCCTGGTAAAATGTTTAAACAAGCATATGAGGATAAAGGTTTAGCACCAGAAAATTTAAGTAGAACTTTAGAGGATTCAGGAACTGTAACTTCAGTTTTAATTCCTTGGAATACTTGTGGAGCATATCAATCTACAGTATTAGGCGTTTCTGTAGCAGATTATGCCGTTTATGCTGTTTTTAATTATTTAAGTCCTTTTACAACTTTATTATTTGCTGCTTTAAACATTAAGATTAAACAGTTAGTGAAAAAATAA
- a CDS encoding metal-dependent hydrolase, giving the protein MDSLTQIVLGAACGEIALGKKIGNKALLFGAIGGTIPDLDVFVGKLLYNNEIQAMAFHRGFMHSILFAVLGAFLFGWITYKLYNTGARKETTTQQNWIWLFFLSIFTHPILDCFTPYGTQLFVPFSDYRVAFNNISVVDPLYTVPFLLSLIVMMFFNRKRTRRTWWLKAGIYISSTYMLFTIINKFYIDAIFRKSFEKAGIPYNHFSAQPTILNNILWYSVAETDSQYHLTFYSLFDKSATADKIITVEKNHDLIDMSDYNLQTLAWFSNGYYNLSKKDKIGTYKYVDLRYPMLNPNDINTSVFNFTIFFQNEEWDILPFDGTSPKKEDFAKFTERFWGI; this is encoded by the coding sequence ATGGATTCGTTAACTCAGATTGTTCTTGGCGCTGCTTGTGGAGAAATTGCACTCGGTAAAAAGATTGGAAATAAAGCTTTATTATTTGGAGCAATTGGTGGCACAATACCAGATTTAGATGTATTTGTAGGAAAATTACTTTACAATAATGAAATACAAGCAATGGCTTTTCACAGAGGTTTTATGCATTCTATTTTATTTGCAGTTTTAGGTGCTTTTCTCTTTGGATGGATTACTTACAAGCTATATAATACTGGAGCGAGAAAAGAAACTACAACGCAACAAAACTGGATTTGGCTTTTCTTTTTATCCATTTTCACACATCCTATTTTAGATTGTTTTACACCTTATGGAACACAATTGTTTGTTCCGTTTTCTGATTACAGAGTCGCTTTTAACAACATTTCTGTTGTAGATCCCTTATATACAGTTCCTTTTTTATTGAGTTTAATCGTTATGATGTTTTTCAACCGAAAAAGAACACGAAGAACTTGGTGGTTAAAAGCAGGTATTTATATTAGCTCTACCTATATGTTATTTACCATTATTAATAAATTTTATATAGATGCTATTTTTAGAAAATCTTTTGAAAAAGCAGGTATTCCTTACAATCATTTTTCTGCTCAACCAACTATTTTAAATAATATTCTTTGGTATTCTGTTGCAGAAACAGATTCTCAATATCACTTAACTTTTTATTCTTTGTTTGATAAAAGCGCAACTGCAGATAAAATTATTACGGTTGAAAAAAATCATGATTTAATAGATATGAGTGACTACAACTTACAAACCCTAGCTTGGTTTAGTAACGGATATTACAATCTTTCTAAAAAGGATAAAATAGGCACTTATAAATATGTAGACTTAAGATACCCAATGTTAAACCCTAATGATATAAATACTTCTGTTTTCAATTTTACTATTTTCTTTCAAAATGAAGAATGGGATATTTTACCTTTTGATGGAACCTCTCCAAAAAAGGAAGATTTTGCTAAATTTACAGAACGGTTTTGGGGTATTTAA
- a CDS encoding aminotransferase class I/II-fold pyridoxal phosphate-dependent enzyme: protein MKFNPADKIQDLQYFGEFGGVNPSISDSSTYTFLSAKTMLDTFEGNTDGCHLYSRHTTPSNLYLGEALAAMEGTETANVSASGMGAITPVILQLAGAGEHVVSSRTIYGGTYAFLKNFIPRLGIKTTFVDITKLDIVEAAITENTKILYCEAVSNPLLEVADIKGLSALAKKYNLKLVVDNTFSPLSISPIKFGADVVIHSLTKFINGSSDTVGGVICGTQEFINNLRSVNDGASMLLGATMDSLRAASILKNMRTLHLRMKQHSYNAAFLADKFQADGLKTVYPGLASHPSHKLFKSMMNDDFGFGGMLTINVGSLEKANELMELMQRRNLGNLAVSLGFYKTLFSAPGTSTSSEIPEEEQKEMGLSDGLIRFSIGLDNDINRSYEMMKECMIEVGVL, encoded by the coding sequence ATGAAATTCAATCCAGCAGATAAAATTCAAGATCTACAATATTTTGGAGAATTCGGAGGCGTAAATCCATCCATTTCAGATTCATCTACCTATACTTTTTTATCAGCAAAAACAATGCTAGATACTTTTGAAGGAAATACAGATGGATGCCATTTATATTCACGTCATACAACGCCAAGTAATTTGTATTTAGGAGAAGCTTTAGCGGCAATGGAAGGAACTGAAACTGCAAATGTTTCAGCATCAGGAATGGGAGCAATTACGCCTGTTATATTGCAATTAGCTGGTGCTGGAGAACACGTTGTGTCAAGTAGAACTATTTATGGAGGAACGTATGCTTTCTTAAAAAACTTTATACCAAGGTTAGGCATTAAAACTACTTTTGTAGACATCACAAAATTAGATATTGTTGAAGCTGCAATTACAGAAAACACTAAAATTTTGTATTGTGAAGCAGTCAGTAATCCTTTGTTAGAAGTTGCAGATATAAAAGGTTTATCCGCTTTAGCGAAGAAATATAATTTAAAATTGGTTGTAGATAATACGTTTTCACCATTGTCTATTTCTCCAATAAAATTTGGAGCAGATGTTGTAATTCATAGTTTAACAAAATTTATAAATGGTTCTTCAGATACAGTTGGTGGTGTTATTTGTGGAACTCAAGAGTTTATAAATAACTTACGAAGTGTAAACGATGGTGCAAGTATGCTTTTAGGTGCTACAATGGATAGTTTAAGAGCTGCATCTATTTTAAAAAATATGCGAACATTGCATCTTAGAATGAAACAACACAGTTATAATGCTGCTTTTTTAGCTGATAAATTTCAAGCTGATGGATTAAAAACGGTATATCCAGGATTAGCATCTCATCCTTCTCACAAATTATTTAAATCGATGATGAATGACGATTTTGGCTTTGGAGGAATGTTAACCATTAATGTTGGTTCTTTAGAAAAGGCGAATGAATTAATGGAGTTAATGCAACGTAGAAACTTAGGGAATTTAGCGGTAAGTTTAGGTTTTTATAAGACATTATTTTCTGCTCCAGGAACTTCTACGTCCTCAGAAATACCAGAAGAAGAACAAAAAGAAATGGGACTTTCAGATGGATTGATTCGTTTTTCAATTGGTTTAGATAATGATATAAATCGATCTTATGAGATGATGAAAGAGTGTATGATTGAGGTTGGAGTTTTGTAG
- a CDS encoding Lrp/AsnC family transcriptional regulator, producing the protein MTLDSIDKKLINLLQIDSKQTTKQLSLQLNLSVTAIYERIKKLEKEKIIKKYVAIINKNKIEKSFLVFCHIKLIQHSKEYVTTFEREVLKLEEVSECFHVSGDYDYILKIYVKDMDEYRSFMVTKLTAIKYIGSTHSTFAIEEVKNTTLIKL; encoded by the coding sequence ATGACTTTAGATTCTATTGATAAAAAACTCATCAATTTACTGCAAATTGATAGTAAACAAACCACCAAACAACTTTCGCTGCAACTCAATTTATCTGTAACTGCTATTTATGAAAGAATCAAAAAATTAGAAAAAGAGAAAATCATTAAAAAGTATGTGGCTATCATCAATAAAAATAAAATAGAAAAATCCTTTTTAGTTTTTTGTCATATAAAACTCATTCAACATTCTAAAGAATATGTCACTACTTTTGAACGTGAGGTTTTAAAATTAGAAGAAGTTTCTGAATGTTTTCATGTGAGTGGAGATTACGATTACATCTTAAAAATCTACGTAAAAGATATGGATGAATATAGAAGTTTTATGGTTACAAAATTAACCGCAATAAAATATATTGGAAGTACTCACAGTACATTTGCAATAGAAGAAGTAAAAAACACAACACTTATAAAATTATAA
- a CDS encoding CPBP family intramembrane glutamic endopeptidase yields MQSIRYKFIELILIFIVIPVSYTFDFSPILKLIIGVLGFIYVTYILLKVEKNKFSINKNLNWKKFWKSTFIKFLIITLITSLFVWFTDSKSLFIVVLNKPKLWILILLFYSLFSVYPQELIYRTFFFQRYKNLFKNEFVFILINAALFSLAHIFFKSSLVLVLTFIGGILFAYTFKKTKSTLLVSIEHAIYGCWLFTVGMGTMLGFPS; encoded by the coding sequence ATGCAATCTATCCGTTATAAGTTTATTGAACTTATCCTTATTTTTATAGTAATTCCAGTAAGTTACACTTTCGATTTTTCACCAATATTAAAACTGATTATTGGTGTTTTAGGCTTTATATATGTTACTTATATTTTATTAAAAGTAGAAAAGAATAAATTTAGCATCAATAAAAACCTTAATTGGAAAAAATTCTGGAAATCGACATTCATTAAATTCTTAATTATTACTTTGATTACCTCCCTTTTTGTTTGGTTCACAGATTCTAAAAGCCTTTTTATTGTTGTTCTAAACAAACCCAAATTATGGATTCTAATATTGCTTTTTTACTCTCTTTTTTCTGTATACCCGCAAGAACTTATTTATAGAACATTCTTTTTTCAGCGTTATAAAAATCTATTTAAAAATGAGTTCGTTTTTATTCTTATAAATGCTGCTTTGTTTTCGTTAGCACATATTTTTTTCAAAAGTAGTTTAGTACTAGTTCTTACTTTTATTGGAGGTATTCTTTTTGCATACACATTTAAGAAAACAAAATCTACACTTTTGGTTTCTATAGAACATGCAATTTATGGTTGTTGGTTATTTACAGTTGGTATGGGAACCATGCTTGGTTTTCCATCATAA
- a CDS encoding DUF3857 domain-containing protein, with translation MKKITIALLLLSQLSLFAQDYKFGKVSKEELEESFYPLDSTADAAYLYRKRRTYFDYIPNDGFQMVTVIHERIKIYSKEGFDMATKSVAYYDPEVGEEQSVSSIKGYTYSLVKGKVSKEKLSKKSIFKEKKNRSYSIKKITMPNIKIGTVLEIKYKLISPYTSSINDLQFQYGIPVKKLDYKIEIPEYYSFNKRSKGYYSVKMKKDSKSGTVGSTNFRVDVFSFDGNTIPALRDNEPFISSIHNYRGGMKFELTQTDFSSLQGSVKTFSNSWQDVSKQIFKSSSFGTELKKSSYYKDDLEKILTTSKTNLEKIAAIFNFVKKQVKWNGNYSKYTDNGVRKAYKERVGNVADINLMLTSMLRSAGFNANPVLLSTRKNGIPFFPTLDGFNYVIAMVDFQDESYVLLDASEEFSLPNMLPTRALNWKGRKVTKEGGSIWVELTSSKHASEDNSVMVKISDEMMVEGMVRTKYDNLNALNYRKNNNHIKEEDLITKLEEKYKLEIEDYKVLNKKVLEKSVIRNVKFLSEDLIEEINGKIYIEPLLFLSEHNNPFKLEDRKFPVDFATPWKDRNTVSIQIPEGYKVESLPESLAIGLPDGLGVFKFRVMQQGNKISTISILQFNEGVISAQYYASLKDFYGQMVKKQSEKIVLIKL, from the coding sequence ATGAAAAAGATTACAATTGCATTGCTATTATTAAGTCAGTTATCATTATTCGCACAAGATTATAAATTTGGTAAAGTATCTAAAGAAGAATTAGAAGAGAGTTTTTATCCCTTAGATTCTACTGCAGATGCTGCTTATTTGTATAGAAAAAGAAGAACTTATTTCGATTATATTCCAAATGATGGTTTTCAAATGGTAACCGTAATTCATGAACGAATTAAAATTTACTCAAAAGAAGGTTTTGATATGGCAACAAAATCTGTTGCATATTATGACCCAGAAGTTGGAGAAGAACAATCTGTAAGTTCAATAAAAGGATATACATATTCTTTAGTTAAGGGTAAGGTTTCAAAAGAAAAATTATCAAAAAAAAGTATATTTAAAGAGAAGAAAAATAGATCTTACAGTATAAAGAAAATTACAATGCCTAATATTAAAATAGGTACAGTTTTAGAGATAAAGTATAAGCTAATTTCACCATATACAAGCTCTATAAACGATTTACAATTTCAATATGGTATTCCTGTTAAAAAATTAGATTATAAAATTGAGATTCCGGAGTATTATTCTTTTAATAAAAGATCTAAAGGGTATTATTCTGTTAAAATGAAGAAAGACTCTAAAAGTGGAACTGTTGGTTCTACAAATTTTAGAGTTGATGTTTTTTCATTTGATGGAAACACGATTCCTGCTTTAAGAGATAATGAACCTTTTATTAGTAGTATTCATAATTATAGAGGAGGAATGAAATTTGAGCTAACTCAAACAGATTTTTCAAGTCTTCAGGGTAGCGTAAAAACCTTTTCTAATTCTTGGCAAGATGTTAGTAAGCAAATTTTTAAATCTTCTAGTTTTGGTACAGAACTAAAGAAAAGTAGTTATTATAAAGACGATTTAGAAAAGATACTTACAACTTCTAAAACAAATTTAGAAAAAATTGCAGCCATTTTTAATTTTGTTAAAAAGCAAGTAAAATGGAATGGAAATTATAGTAAATACACAGATAATGGTGTTAGAAAAGCATACAAAGAAAGAGTCGGTAATGTAGCAGATATCAATTTGATGTTAACATCAATGTTGCGTTCTGCTGGTTTTAATGCAAACCCTGTATTGTTAAGTACCAGAAAAAATGGTATTCCGTTTTTTCCAACGTTAGATGGTTTTAACTATGTTATTGCTATGGTTGATTTTCAAGATGAAAGTTATGTTTTATTAGATGCATCAGAAGAATTTTCTTTGCCAAATATGTTGCCAACTAGAGCATTAAATTGGAAAGGTAGAAAAGTAACTAAAGAAGGTGGATCTATTTGGGTTGAGTTAACATCATCTAAACATGCTTCTGAAGATAATAGTGTAATGGTGAAAATTTCTGATGAAATGATGGTTGAAGGCATGGTTAGAACAAAATACGATAACCTGAATGCATTAAATTATAGAAAGAATAATAACCACATAAAAGAGGAAGATTTAATAACAAAATTAGAAGAAAAGTACAAATTAGAGATTGAAGATTATAAAGTATTAAATAAAAAGGTGTTAGAGAAAAGTGTTATCAGAAACGTTAAATTTTTAAGTGAAGATTTAATTGAAGAGATAAACGGAAAAATTTATATAGAGCCTTTGTTGTTTTTATCAGAACATAATAATCCTTTTAAATTAGAAGATAGAAAGTTTCCAGTAGATTTTGCAACACCATGGAAAGATAGAAATACAGTTTCAATACAAATTCCTGAAGGTTATAAAGTGGAATCATTACCAGAATCATTAGCAATTGGTTTGCCAGATGGTTTAGGTGTGTTTAAATTTAGAGTAATGCAACAAGGAAATAAGATAAGTACAATATCTATCTTACAATTTAATGAAGGAGTCATAAGTGCTCAGTATTATGCTTCATTAAAAGATTTTTACGGACAAATGGTAAAGAAACAATCAGAGAAAATAGTCTTGATAAAGTTGTAG
- a CDS encoding DUF3857 domain-containing protein — MKKKKLLLPVVVFLCSIVSTFSQKINYSSLLIPTELKENANAVIRDNSIEITFEDVGEMIVHKRKVVTVLNKLGDRNASMYAHYDNTTKITKLSAVIYDAFGTQIKKYSKSKFLDVSAVSGGTLYSDSRVKYVDYTAVSYPYTIVFESEYKTSTTSSMPSWYPINAYSLSVEKSQYKLINPKQIGINTKEKNFSGYSIEKTQSDNELYSIIENQPAIKYEANSISFSNIMPRLMVVPKDFQTDGIKGSYSNWKELGTWMNQKILSGTTDLDEATKLKVLSLVEGIDNPIEKAKIVYKYMQDKTRYISVQVGIGGIQPIAANLVDKVSYGDCKGLTNYTKALLEVVGVKSNYVHVEADTDDKVSFENEFASLAQGNHVILNIPNNGNDIWLECTSQTIPFGFLGDFTDDRNVLVMTPEGGVIKRTPAYKNEYNLQELKAKIQLEENGSLTSSLNRVSKGIQYDDKSFYETLSEEDLIKRYKSRVWSYNNNLEITSVDLINDKEKVVFKEDLKVSIKNYASVNEQEYLFRVNVFNRESYVPKRYRSRKLPLKISRGYKDVDAYEFTIPKGYVLGVLPSEKVISTKFGTYKVTFTKIDDASFKYHKTIIIKEGIYPKEDYKTYRSFRRSIAKYENLRIAITLK; from the coding sequence ATGAAAAAGAAAAAACTTCTGCTCCCTGTCGTAGTATTCCTATGTTCAATAGTATCTACTTTTAGTCAAAAAATAAATTATTCTTCCTTACTAATTCCAACAGAATTAAAAGAAAATGCAAATGCAGTTATTCGAGACAATTCAATAGAAATTACTTTTGAAGATGTTGGTGAAATGATTGTGCATAAAAGAAAAGTTGTTACTGTCTTAAATAAATTAGGAGATAGAAATGCATCAATGTATGCACATTACGATAATACTACAAAAATCACGAAACTTTCAGCCGTAATTTACGATGCTTTTGGTACTCAAATAAAAAAATATTCTAAAAGTAAGTTTTTAGATGTCAGTGCAGTAAGTGGTGGAACCTTGTATTCTGATTCTAGAGTAAAATATGTAGATTATACTGCTGTCTCTTATCCTTATACAATTGTTTTTGAATCTGAATATAAAACATCGACAACTAGTTCTATGCCAAGTTGGTACCCGATTAATGCGTATTCTCTTTCAGTTGAAAAGAGTCAGTATAAATTAATAAATCCAAAACAAATTGGAATTAACACAAAAGAAAAAAACTTTAGTGGTTATTCAATTGAAAAAACGCAATCAGATAACGAGTTATATAGTATTATAGAAAATCAACCAGCAATTAAATACGAAGCTAACAGTATTTCTTTTTCTAATATCATGCCTAGATTAATGGTTGTGCCAAAAGATTTTCAAACCGATGGTATAAAAGGCAGTTATTCTAACTGGAAAGAATTAGGGACTTGGATGAACCAGAAAATCTTATCTGGTACTACTGATTTGGATGAAGCGACTAAACTTAAAGTTTTAAGTTTAGTAGAAGGGATAGACAACCCGATAGAGAAGGCTAAAATTGTATATAAATATATGCAGGATAAAACCAGATATATTAGTGTACAAGTTGGTATTGGAGGCATTCAGCCAATTGCCGCAAACCTAGTAGATAAAGTTAGCTATGGAGATTGTAAAGGTTTAACAAATTATACAAAAGCCTTATTAGAAGTTGTTGGTGTTAAATCTAATTATGTTCATGTTGAGGCAGATACTGATGATAAGGTTTCATTCGAAAATGAATTTGCTTCTTTAGCTCAAGGAAATCATGTTATTTTAAATATTCCAAATAATGGAAATGATATTTGGTTAGAATGTACAAGTCAAACAATTCCTTTTGGGTTTTTAGGAGATTTTACTGATGATAGAAATGTATTGGTAATGACGCCTGAAGGAGGAGTTATTAAAAGAACACCAGCTTATAAAAACGAGTACAATCTTCAAGAATTAAAAGCTAAAATTCAATTAGAAGAAAACGGAAGTTTAACAAGTAGTTTAAATAGAGTATCTAAAGGAATTCAATATGATGATAAGTCTTTTTATGAAACTTTATCAGAAGAAGATCTTATAAAAAGATATAAGTCTAGAGTTTGGAGTTATAATAATAACCTAGAAATTACTTCTGTAGATTTAATAAATGATAAAGAAAAGGTAGTTTTTAAAGAAGATTTAAAGGTTTCTATTAAGAATTATGCTTCTGTAAATGAACAAGAATATTTATTTAGAGTAAATGTTTTTAATAGAGAAAGTTATGTTCCTAAGAGATATAGAAGTAGAAAATTACCATTAAAAATTTCTAGAGGTTATAAAGATGTAGATGCTTATGAATTTACAATACCAAAAGGATATGTTTTAGGAGTATTACCATCAGAAAAAGTAATCTCTACAAAATTTGGTACCTACAAAGTTACTTTCACGAAAATAGATGACGCTTCTTTTAAATATCATAAAACGATTATAATTAAAGAAGGCATTTATCCTAAAGAAGATTATAAAACTTATAGAAGTTTTAGAAGAAGTATTGCTAAGTATGAAAATTTAAGAATTGCTATTACCTTAAAATAA
- a CDS encoding YceI family protein, whose protein sequence is MKKIILSLVVVASVLTACKENKKDKVEVKEAVKVEAVVAKVNNVDAAASVLNWKGTKPGGAHNGTVALQSGVLSIENGALKGGEFVIDMSTITNVDMKGSDGAGKIEGHLKNADFFDVALYATSKFVITKVEEVNGKLAVTGNLQIKDVTKSITIPATISTENGITIFKSETFKVDRADFNVKYGSKKFFEGLKDKYIDDIMELSFVVKTKA, encoded by the coding sequence ATGAAAAAAATAATTTTATCATTAGTAGTAGTTGCATCAGTATTAACTGCTTGTAAAGAGAATAAAAAAGACAAGGTAGAAGTAAAAGAAGCTGTAAAAGTTGAAGCTGTTGTTGCTAAAGTAAATAATGTTGATGCAGCTGCATCTGTTTTAAACTGGAAAGGAACAAAACCTGGAGGCGCTCATAATGGAACAGTAGCTTTACAAAGCGGTGTTTTATCAATTGAAAACGGAGCTTTAAAAGGAGGTGAGTTTGTAATTGATATGAGTACAATTACGAATGTTGACATGAAAGGGAGTGATGGAGCAGGTAAGATTGAAGGTCATTTAAAAAATGCTGATTTCTTTGATGTAGCTCTTTACGCAACTTCAAAATTTGTAATTACTAAAGTAGAAGAAGTTAATGGAAAGTTAGCTGTTACGGGTAATTTACAAATTAAAGATGTTACCAAGAGTATTACAATACCTGCAACAATTTCAACTGAAAACGGAATTACAATATTTAAAAGTGAAACTTTTAAAGTAGATAGAGCAGATTTTAATGTAAAGTATGGTTCTAAAAAATTCTTTGAAGGATTAAAAGATAAGTATATAGATGACATTATGGAATTGTCTTTTGTTGTTAAAACGAAAGCATAA
- a CDS encoding tRNA threonylcarbamoyladenosine dehydratase has translation MSWLERTELLVQKEGLEKLQNANVLIVGLGGVGSYAAEFIARAGINKMTIVDGDVFDETNKNRQLPALDSTIGASKAQVLATRLRDINKDIELTVLEEFLSPERAYEIVSKEFDYVLDCIDTITPKVNLIVAARRKKVKIISSMGAGGKLDATKIKVKDISKTKNCTMARVLRKRLKERKVDKGVKAVYSDEVQIATSLKRTDGTNFKKSYYGTISYMPAAFGLQAAAHVINHIVKK, from the coding sequence ATGAGTTGGTTAGAGCGTACAGAATTATTAGTGCAAAAAGAAGGTTTAGAGAAATTACAAAATGCCAATGTTTTAATCGTTGGTTTGGGTGGTGTTGGTTCTTATGCTGCAGAATTTATTGCAAGAGCAGGGATCAATAAAATGACAATTGTAGATGGCGATGTTTTTGATGAAACTAATAAAAATAGACAATTACCTGCCTTAGACTCTACTATTGGAGCATCGAAAGCACAAGTTTTAGCAACGCGTTTAAGAGACATAAATAAAGATATTGAGTTAACGGTTTTAGAAGAATTTTTATCGCCAGAAAGAGCGTATGAAATTGTTTCTAAAGAATTCGATTATGTTTTAGATTGTATAGATACAATTACGCCAAAAGTGAATTTAATTGTTGCAGCAAGAAGAAAGAAAGTCAAAATTATTTCTTCTATGGGAGCAGGAGGTAAGTTAGATGCTACTAAAATTAAAGTAAAAGATATTTCAAAAACGAAGAACTGCACCATGGCAAGAGTTTTACGCAAACGTTTAAAAGAACGAAAAGTAGACAAAGGTGTAAAAGCAGTCTATTCAGATGAGGTTCAGATTGCAACAAGTTTAAAAAGAACAGATGGCACCAATTTTAAGAAGTCTTATTATGGTACAATTAGCTATATGCCTGCTGCTTTTGGTTTGCAAGCGGCTGCTCATGTAATTAATCATATTGTAAAAAAGTGA